In Chitinispirillales bacterium, the DNA window ACAAGCGTTTCGGATGTCGTCGCTCCGTCCGGTGAGGCGGGGATTACGCCGTTTATTCCGAAAGACGAATAATAATTAACTTATGAGATTTTCATTTACGCGGATATGGTGGAATTGGTAGACACGCAGGATTAAGGATCCTGTGGGGGTTGCTTCGTGCCGGTTCAAGTCCGGCTATCCGCATTTCTTTTTTAGCGCTTTGAAATCAAAATGTCCTGTAAAGACTTATCATAGTTATATCGTCGAATCTGTCGGCGCTTTTTCTAAAATGTGACAAATCCTCATCGACCGTTTTTATGACATCCTTTGCGGTCTCATATTTTTTTCCTAAAAGTTTATCTAAAAGCCGTTTGAACGAATAGAACTTATTGTTATTGTTTCGCGTATCCGTAACCCCGTCTGTGTACAAAAATAATAATTCGTCTTTTTCTATAACGCACGAACCAACGGGGAATTTTGCCGTATCGGCAAGTCCGATAGCAGGGGCGGACGATTTTAATTCTTCGCGTAAAACCCCTTTGTTTGAAAACAAAAGTCCCGGGTTATGTCCTGCGTTTACGTAATCAAGTACGCAGGTTTTTGTGTTTAGTATCCCATAAAACAGTGTAACAAACATAAATCTTCCGTTGCGTCGTTGATTATATTTTGAAATGTAATCGTTTGTCGCGTAAATAGAATCAAGAGGCGATTGTCCGCTTTTAAGTGAGTTTTCGGTGAGAATTTGTAATAGTGTTTTTGTAAGAACCATAAATAAGGCGGAACTTACGTCTTTTCCGCTGACGTCGGCTACAATTATCGCTACCGTGTCGTCGTTAAGTTTGCAAATGTCGTAAAAGTCTCCAGATACCTCATGCGCCGGTTCGTAAACAACTTCGATATTAAATCCTTGCGGCTGGTATATCTGCTGTGGGAGAAAACTTCGTTGAATATCGCTGCCGAGTTGTAATTCGTGTTTTACGACTTCAAACTTTGAATGCTCTTTCTCTTGCTCCTTTTTATTGTGACTCATTATTTGTTCCGTGTGAATCGAATCGCTTATTTGTTTTCCAAGGGCTTCGAAAATATTTGTTTCATATTCTACTTTTTCGTCCAATATAAAATAGAGTGCGCCGTATGTCTCATTTCTAAAATAAAGCGGCTCGACAACGATTACAAAAGGTTTTTCTATATTTTTGCTGATAATATTGGGAAGCATAGTTTTTTCATATTTGTTTCCCGAATTTTTATCTATATTTAACCTTTTTCCATTTTTAACGGCAAGGGCGACTTTAGGTGCGACGATTTTGCTTGTCGCCGAAGATTTATATCTTAGCATAAAAAAGGTGTCCAAGCCGATTTGCGGAAATTCTTTTGCGATCGTATTCAATATTTTTTCGTAGTCCGCCGCATTTGAAATCAGTTCTTTCAATTCGTATAGATTCAAATAATTACTTTTTGTTTTAAGCCTTTTGTATCCTTCGTGTTGGTTAAGCATGTCAAAACGAAGATTTTCCGCACGGTTTAGCAGCATATCTGCGAACGCAAACGCTTCTCTTGTCATGTGTGAAATGGAATAATGCCATAAAACTCTGTAAAGCTGCGACAATTTGGATAAATTTTTACCTTTAATGACATCTTTTTGAAATTTTTGTTGAATAGTTTTTAAGAAGATATTGCTTTCCTGATTATTAACGTCTTCGCAGAAAGCGAATACTAATTGTTTTATCAGGTTTTTGTCATTATCGCCGATTTCACGTGAATTATTGAATAATTCAATTACGCGACCGTACAGGTCTTCTTTAATAAGAAAGTTTTTTGTGGCGACCGGGGCGAGTAACGCTCGTTTTATTCTTCCTTTCGGAATATCATACTCAAAAAAACATTTGCAGGAATTTCGTTTAACAAGTTCGGTTTTAAGCATAATGTCGCTTGGAACGTCTTTCCCGTCAAGTTTTTCCAAAAGCAGTTTTAACGCTTCGCCGCCCAATTTGCGAAGCGGTTGATTTACGGTTGTCATCGGCGGAAAAGTAAATTTGCTTTCGTCTGTGTTATCGAATCCTACGACGGCGATGTCTTGAGGAACATTTAATCCGAATTCTTTTAAAGCGTCAAGTACTCCCATAGCGGTTTCGTCGTCGATGCATACTATGACGTCGTAATAGATTTTTCCTTCGTGTTTTTCTATTATTTTTTTTACGGCGTTAATTCCAGATTCTCTGTCAAAATAGCCGAAAAAGACATCGTTTTTTGAAAATTTGACGTCTCTGATTTTCAAAACTTCCTTGAAAGCCGAAAATCTGTCTTTTACTTCCGAATTGTTTACCGGACCGTTTACAAAGGCAAATTTGGTAAATTTGTGTTCGTCAACTAAGTGAAAAGCCAATTCTCTCATTCCATATTGATTGTCTATCGTTACCGCCGGGATATTCGATGAAAGTTTGAGCATTGAGACTATCGGTATATCGCCGTATTCGGCGATAAATTTTTCTACTTTTTCTATCGAAACGTAACTGCATATCGAGCCGGAAATAATAATTCCGTCCAATTTCATCATTTTGGGAATTTCGTATAAAATATTTCGTCGAGTTTCGTATTGATCGTCCGGCGCTTCTAAAGATCCGCCTACTAATGCGATAATATTTATTTTTTTGGTACTGGTGCGAGCCGCCTCTTTTATTCCTTCCCACACTCCGGATTGATAATATCCGTCTAAACTTCCGATCAGAACGGCAATTGTCTTTTCTTCACATTCTTCTTTCGTAATTACCTCCCGAACATATAACGATTACAATATAGAAAAGTATTTTATCGGATACGGCGAAATCAATATATAATGTAAAAATTTATATAATTTATTATTTTCGTATAAATACTTGACTGGATAAATAACGTTTAAGTATTTTCACCTTGTACTATAATGAAATATCGGAGGGAACTGTGAGAGAAGGAATTCATCCCAAGTATCAAGCGGCTACGTTCACCTGCTCCTGCGGGAATGTAATAAAAACCAGCGCCGTAATCGGCGATAAGCATATTGAAATATGCAATAACTGTCATCCGTTTTATACCGGAAAATCAAAATTAGTGGATACTGCCGGAAGAGTTGAAAGATTTAACGCTCGTTATTCGGCTCTTAAAACGCCTAAAAAATAGGCGGAGTATCTGTTTTGTAAGAAAAAGAATGTGAATAGCTTCACATTCTTTTGTTTTTTTGAGAAATGATAATACGATAGGAATTGAAAATGAACGACAAAATACAAACGATAATTGAACGTTATTACGAATTGGGCAAGCGTATGGAACAGCCGGATTTTGCCGGTGATTTGAAAAAGATGCAAGAGGTAAGCCGTGAATACAGCGACATAGGAAAAAAACTTCCTTCTTTTAAAAAATATCTTGATACGCTTAAAGTAATCAACGATTCTGAAGATATTTTGAAGACGGAAAGCGATACGGAAATTCTTGAATTGGCGAAAGAAGAATTGGCGGCGGCGAAAGAATATTTGCCGGAAATTGAGAAAGAAGTGCAGATTTTATTGATTCCGAAAGACGAATCGGACGGTAAAAACGCAATTTTGGAAATTCGTGCAGGAACGGGCGGCGACGAAGCGGGGCTTTTTACGGGCGACCTGTATCGCATGTATCAATATTATGCGGAAAGCCGAAAATGGAAAACGGAAATAATGAGTTTAAGCGAAGGTGAAAAAGATTCCGTAAAAGAAGTAATTTTGCTTGTTTCGGGCGAAGATGTTTACGGTTCGCTGAAATACGAGTCCGGAGTTCATAGAGTTCAAAGAGTTCCTGAGACCGAAACTCAGGGGCGAATACATACTTCGGCGGCGTCGGTGGTCGTTTTGCCGGAAAGCGACGATGTCGATGTCGTAATTGAAGAGAAAGATTTGAGAATCGATTATTTTAGAGCGAGCGGCGCGGGAGGGCAGCATATAAATAAAACGGATTCGGCAGTCAGGCTTACTCACTTTCCAAGCGGGCTTGTGGTGAGTTGTCAGGACGAACGTTCTCAAATTAAGAACAAGGCGAAAGCTATGAAGATTCTGCAATCCCGTCTTTTAGATTTGGAAATACAAAAAAAACAAGCGTCGGAAACATCGGCGCGGCGTTCAATGGTAGGAACAGGCGACAGAAGCGCAAAAATCAGGACTTACAATTTTCCGCAGGGACGTGTCACAGACCATAGAATAAATTTAACGCTCTATAAATTGAATCAGGTTATGACCGGAGATATTCAGGAGTTAATTACGGCGCTTGCTCAGGCGGATTTACAGGAAAAGATCGCCGCAAGAGAGTGAAATGAATATTCGCGAAATTTATGTAAAAACCGCTTCGGAATTAACCGAGATTTCGGGAGATTTTGCCAAAAAAGAGTCGGAAGAGATAATTTGTTTTGTCTGCGAATGTTTAAGAAGCGATATTTATTTAAATCAAAAAACAGAAATTTCACAGAATCGGATTTTGCAAATTCAAGAAATAGTTTCACGAAGAAAAACGGGGAAACCGCTCGCTTATTGTATGAATTCAAAATATTTCTACGATAGAGAATTTTTTGTAGATACAAACGTTTTGATACCCAGGCATGACACCGAAATTCTGGTAGAAACCGTTTTGAAGAATGAAGACTGCGGAAAGAAATTTGTGCTGGAATTGGGAACGGGGAGTGGAATAATTTCACAAATATTGCAATCAAAACGTTCCGATTGGCGAATAATCTCGATTGATATTTCGTTTGAAGCGGCAAAGATAGCCAAGAAAAACTGCGATGAGAAAATATTTATTGTAAATTGCGATAAATTTTCGGCGATAACCGAACAAAACGTTTTTGATATTATTGTTTCCAATCCGCCTTATATTCAAAGTGCGGAAATTGAGAATCTTGACGATTCGGTAAAGAATTATGAACCGAGAATTGCAATCGACGGCGGGAAAAATGGATGTTATTTTTATGAATATTTGGCAAGAACGGCAAAAAAACTTCTTAACGAATACGGGAAAATTTATTGCGAAATAGGATTTAATCAAGCCGATATAGTTCCGCAAATATTTTTGGGACACAATTTTACGCAAGTTGAAACGACGAAAGATTTCGGCGGAAATCCCAGAGTCGTTTGTGTGCGAAATTAAAAAAACTTATCTGTTCCAAACCAACGAAACGGATAAATCCCAAAAATCTTTTGACGATAAAATTCCTTTGTTTATATTTCTTTTTATATAAAAATCTAAAAAGAAGTCTTTTTTTATAACGGCGTTTCCTGAAATAAAGGGAGACAAAAGATATGAAACGCCTCTGCTTTCGTAATCGTTTTGAGAATAAATAAAATTGTACGATTTCATTCTTTTTACTTCGATTCCGCTTGACATCATAAGAAAAGACGTAGATTTTGACAGTGAGATATTGGAAATTATTTCATATTTTTTATCTTCAACGCCATAGTATTCTTCATTATAAATTATTCCTCTGTCGAAGCGTCCAAGTGAAAAATAAAGATAGTTTGACCACCCGTTACTGTATTGCAGCGATAAATCTGAGTTGAATGAAAAATTTCTATTGTGATAGGGCAGGGGAGTGTTTCCGTCACCGGCAAAGCGGTATTTCTGCGGCGCAGCGGAAATATTTCCTTTCAGTGAAAAAATTACGGAAGTGTCTATGGTAAACATATTGCCTAATTCAAAAGCGTATCGTCTTTCACTTCTGCTTGCCGCACTCATTTGCGGTTTTAGAAAATAGATTTGGTATTTCAACATTTCCGCCGAAAAATATAAATCGTAAATTTGCGTTAAATGTAAATCGCACTGAATTTTCGTTTGGTTTGACACGTTGTCGAAATCGTCGTTCGCTTTCATAAGGATTCCGTTTGAGTTATATGAAAAAGGATAAACTCGTTTATGCCTTTCAATCGTATATTCGGCAAGCAAATGTACGATTTCTTTGGGCGATATATATTGCGACGATAAATAATACATAGGATTAAAAACGTTCGCGTCTTTTAATTTTTCGTTTAAAGTGTCGATGCCTGTCGATTTGGAATTTATATTTGATAAATAACAATTTTCCTCTTTTGCACCCGAAATTCTCAGTCCCGTTTCAAAATTCCAATTTCCAAAATCTTTATCGACGAATCCCAAAACGGAAACGGCGCTTTTTTTAAGCGAACCGTAAAATTTGTCGGTATTTAAATAACGGTAGCGGTTATTATTAACGGAAATTTCAAAAGACGGTTCAAAAAACGCTTCTCCGATTTTGGTAGCGCGCAGCAAGACATTCAAATTATTACCGTATTTATCAGGGATTTCGACTGTTCTAAATCCGTTTAGATATCCGAATCGTGAATTTATTTCACCCAGAACTATAGTGTCGCTTATGGAAAGAATTAGAGAGTCGGTTTTGAAAAATCCGTTTTTTTCGTATGTTAATTTTGCTTTGGAAACGGCGTTTCTATGGTTTTTATCGGAATTTATGTATCTTCCCATAATATTCCCGTCAAACAGAAGCGGAGTCTGCGCTATTTGACCGCCTAAACTGTCTCCGCCGAATATTGAAAAATATCCGCCGCCGCCCCAAATTTTTTCATTTTGCAAATCAATCGCATTATGTGCGGTATTACGATTTAATCCGCCTTCAAAGGCGGGGCCCAATGAAAAACCGAAAGGAAAATTTTTGGATGCGCTTTCTGCGGTAAACCCGATAGAAACAGCCGTCGCGTCATAGCCGTTATCGTTACCGTCTAAAGAGTATCTATAAACGAATACGGGAATATTCCATTCTCCGCCGATATTAAATTTTTCGTTGTTTGTCGTTTTCTTCCCATTAAACGAAAACAGCGACGATTGTTTTTTTGTTTCGGAATCGTTATAATAATCAATTTTTGCGTTAAGCGAATCGATTGAATTGGAATCTTTATTATTAAACTCGAACTCTGATTTTGAATCTGTAATCGCTCGATAAACCGATATATTCGATTCGAAATTGAATTCGTTTTCATGTGAAAAGATACTCGTAACAACAATTGTAATAATTACAATTATTTTCATTGTTTTCAAGTTTTCTCGCTTTTTTGACTTTCTTTCCACATTTTGCCAGGAATATACGTAATAAATAATAAGAGCGGATTAAAAACCCGCTCTTATTATTTATTTTATTTATTTTTAGTTCTTTCCGGAACGTATATAAGAGAAGACGTAACTCCTTCTTGTTTGACATCGCCGGTCGGCCATTCCGTCACGACAAATAATTTGTATGCGCCGGAACCCACGCTTCTGCCGTTTGCGTTCTTACCGTCCCAGGATATTCCAAGCACCACAGTTTCTGCATTTCCCATCTTGAATAAAGCTACTTTTAAGTGTTCGTCTTTGCCTTCTTCACCAAAGCCGCTCGTTTCTATAACCTTATTTCCTACGGCGTCAAGAATTGTGGCGGACTTAAGTTGCGTATTGTCTTTATTAACATTGTTGAGACGGGGATTAAGTATCGCTATCACGACCGCTTCGCTTCCGTTAACGTCCGTAATATCTTCATTGCCATCAACCGGAACAAAAACATCGTTCAGCTGTTTATCGTTGTCTTTATTCCAATTTTTTGTCGTTATTACCGTCATTGTCAAGTTGAGATCTTTCTGCCCGATTTCTAATAACGCTTTCCTGTTGATCGTATTATCGGACCAATTATCGTCGTTTATGTAATTATCGTAATCGTCATGCAGTCCCGCAGCCGGATGAACGTTAATTGAGTCACCCCTCGTCGGCTCTTTTTTGCCTTCTATTCCTATTACTTTAAAGCGCCATTCGTCATTCGATTGACTTATATACTCTACTTTTACTTCTTTGTATCCGTTTTTATCCCACAAGTAAAACACTCGCAGCTCACCAGTATTGTAATAGGCTTTCTCGCTGAAAGTTATTATCAAAATATCGGATTCTCCAGGCAGCAATTGACCATTGTTGCCGGTTTTGCCGAAGTTATAACGCGCTTTAACAATGTACGGCGGGATGTTGTCGTGTATGTTTGTCACTTCGTACGATTTTTCGTGAGAATTTACGAACCCGTCTTTTTTAGCGGTAATTTTAATAGTTATTTCTCCGTCCGGCATTTCGGCAAACGGAATTTTATCGCCGCTTTTTACAGTCTTTGACCACAATTTTCCGTCTTTGTCATACACTTTGACAACGACTTCCGCATCTGAGCCTTCGTCTTCAAGGTTTTTCCAGTATGTGTCTATTATCAAAGTATCATTCATATTTAGAATATCGCCGTCTTTGATATCTTTGAATTCGTCTTCGTCCTTTACAACGGGTTTAACCTGCAATTGTTTGAGTGTAATTACGGCTTCTTTCGGATCCTTGTCGTCAAATAATTCGTTAGCCTCAGTCCCTGCGGTAATCTTAATCGTAGTATTTTCCGCTTTTGAAGGGTCTATACCTATGTCGTCCAACAAACTAATTTTTATATACAATAGATCATCGCCTACATTTTTTTCTATAATTTCCCAGATTGCATTTCCTTCGCGGCCTCCGTATTCCCATTTCCCGTAGAACTTATGCTCGTAGTTTTTCATGTCGTCAGACATTTCGCTGGGGTCAAATACGACGATTATATAGTTTTGGTCGGTTCCGATTTCCTTACCGTTTGCGGAAACCATACCGCCGCCCTCTTCTATTTTTATGTCGGGTGCGGGAAATCCGTAGTGGTCGTAACCGATCCATAAAGTCATATCGTGCAAAATAGCGCGGCTCGCGTCTTGATCTTTCAAATAAGTCGGCTGATAACCAATCATAGCAAGGCGCTGACGTCCGTGCTGAACGACGGAAATTTGATTGTAAATTTTGTCTTTGAAAGCGTTGTAGTACGGATTTCTCCCTGAATTTGTCGCAGGAAGTTCGCTTTCTCTGAAATAATTTCCATCCTCGTCAAATTCTCCGGCTTTATTATCATCTTGTTCTTCTCCCGCTTTTGGTCCTGTCGCGTGCGGACGAACGAATTGCGCTTTTATGTTACCGGGTTTTCCCGCCCTTTGTTCGCCTAAGTAGTTGGCGTAATAATTCTCTTTCTTAAATCCTTCTTTTTCAATATCTGAAAAACTTTTCGGATTCATGTATTTGTTAAACGCCCAAATGCTCGCGCCCGCCTGAATTCGTCCGTTATCTCCGGCGCTGCTGCCGTACGGCTTAAATTTAAGTTCGGTCATCCCCATATTGGCAAAAGTCCCGCCGTAGTGACTTCCGAAAATTTCGTCGTAAATTTTACCTACGCCGTTATTAATAACGATTCTCAAATCGCGCAGTCCGCCGGCGTTAAAATTGATTTGTGTCCCGGCGGAGTATTGAGCCCAATCGTCTTTGTCTCCGTTTTGACCGCTTGGTCCTTTGCCTTTATTTGTGCTGTTGTTGTTTCCGTAATAAGCGTCCGCGCTGACGTTTTTTATATATCCAATTTTTTGCCCTTTACGCAAAACAATTAAACTGTCGTTTCCTCCGGTTTCAGGATTTTTTGCCCCAATCTTCCAATGATCTTTAACTACGTCGCCGTTCATAATCAATCCGCTATCGGACAAACAAAGTCCGCGGTCGATTCTCATTTCTCCGTTCAAAAACAGAGACGGAGACTCTCCTTTTATATAAACCTTATTATCTTGTTCTAAAATCCCGACTAAAAGGTCAACTTCGTTATGCCAACCGTAACCCATCCGCGCTTCGTACTCGTCGTTTTCTATAACTTCCACCGCCTTTGCGTTAATAGACCATTCGCCGTATTTGTGTAAAATCGTTGGAGCGGGGGTAACAATGTCGTAACCTGACTGCCATCCGCCTTTTTTACTGTCGTAAATAGGCTTATTTTTATCTATACTATCATTTTCAATTAGGTACATTTTGTACCCCTTATCGTCATTGCCAGCAATCGTAACTGTATCGGCTTTCTCCCAAAAATATCCGTACGCGTCGTTACCGTCGTTTGTTTTTAAAAAATTAAATTCCTTTATAATGTCTGCGGTTCCATACTTGCTATACACATCGTCGCTGTAACGCTTAATGGTAAAATTGTTTTGTACGCCCATAACTGGGAACGTAGTTTTTTCAGGGTCGAGGTCGCGGGCGTCGGTTACCGAACGCTGCCCGATAAAGAAAATCCCTACGCCTTTTTGAGCCGCTTCCTTGAACATATCGAACATATTGTCGCCGTCTTCTATTTCCGCGCCCGCCCCTATGTAAACGATCGCGTTGGGCTGTGAACCGTCAAAATCTCTTTCTATTTTATCGTAAGTGATATCGTCGTCGGAAGAATAAACTCTTACATGCGGAAGTCCCAAATACTCAAGGTCTCCGTATTCCGGAGTATTTGTAGTATCAAGCGTTTTATTCGGTTTTAAGTCGGGGTTGTCGGGATTAAGCGACCAAAGGAAAAATTTTAACTGCGCTTTCGATATTTCCGGAGCGTCTTTACTGTCGCCGTCCCATCTTCCCTCTTTCCATCCTCCAGAAAGTTGATAATCTTCTTCTCCTACTGGCCAGCCGAGCGGCGCGTCGGTGTTTTGTGTAGCGGGGTTCCATATCACCGCGATTTTCATATTCTTTACGTCATAATCGTTGGCTGCGAATACCGTCGCCGCCGTAAAACAGATTACGCAAGCCGCGTTAAAAAACGATTTTAATTTATTCATAATTATCCTCCTGTGAAAACTTCTTTTATAAAAACTTATACCATATTCTATATTATATACAAAAAAATTATTTTTTGCTTGAATTTTTTCTATTAAGGTTTCACTTGCAAATGTACTTCAACGAAAGATTGTTTCCTATTCGCACCGTATAAATTCCTTTCGGCGTATTTTTTATTTCCGCTTTTCCGTCTGCGCCGCATTTTCCCGAAAAAATAACTTTCCCGTTTGCCGAAATAACTTCAAATTGAGCGGACGGATATGCGTTGACAACGTTTCCGGAAATGAATATTTTCCGATTTAAGCCGGTTAGTAATTTTTGTCCGGAAACGGGCGCGGCGTCGATGACGATTTCTTTAATCGAAACGTTTGAAAGAACCGCTTTTCCCGTACTCAAACCTAAATTAAAAATCAAATTTATCGTCCGCGAGGTTTTTTCCGTCTGGATTACCGCCTTTACGTTTTTTGCGGGAACGCTCGCCGTAATTCCACCCCAAATTTCGTAATCTTCGTCGGTTTCCACGCATGCGTAAAGAGTCATAGCGCTGTCGCCCGCCGCGTCAAACGAAAGCAGATACGATTTCCCCGCTTCAAGAGGAAGTTTTTCCTGAATAACCTGTATTCCCCAAACGTCCGACGGAATTTTTGATACGTTTATTGAAAGCCCGCCGTCTGAGAATTCAAAATCCGCGCTTCCCGTTTTGTCCCAAACCCCGTAAGTCCAATTTTTCGCCTTGTTTTCAAAATTCGGATTGCGGACAAGATTTTCGTTCCCGATAGAATAATCGCCGCTTGATATTTCTTTTGTCGAAAAAAGCGCCGCCGTCAATTCTTCACGCCATTTTTTTGTCTGCGGATCGTAAAGTCCAAAACCAGAAGAATATTCCCAG includes these proteins:
- a CDS encoding SpoIIE family protein phosphatase codes for the protein MAVLIGSLDGYYQSGVWEGIKEAARTSTKKINIIALVGGSLEAPDDQYETRRNILYEIPKMMKLDGIIISGSICSYVSIEKVEKFIAEYGDIPIVSMLKLSSNIPAVTIDNQYGMRELAFHLVDEHKFTKFAFVNGPVNNSEVKDRFSAFKEVLKIRDVKFSKNDVFFGYFDRESGINAVKKIIEKHEGKIYYDVIVCIDDETAMGVLDALKEFGLNVPQDIAVVGFDNTDESKFTFPPMTTVNQPLRKLGGEALKLLLEKLDGKDVPSDIMLKTELVKRNSCKCFFEYDIPKGRIKRALLAPVATKNFLIKEDLYGRVIELFNNSREIGDNDKNLIKQLVFAFCEDVNNQESNIFLKTIQQKFQKDVIKGKNLSKLSQLYRVLWHYSISHMTREAFAFADMLLNRAENLRFDMLNQHEGYKRLKTKSNYLNLYELKELISNAADYEKILNTIAKEFPQIGLDTFFMLRYKSSATSKIVAPKVALAVKNGKRLNIDKNSGNKYEKTMLPNIISKNIEKPFVIVVEPLYFRNETYGALYFILDEKVEYETNIFEALGKQISDSIHTEQIMSHNKKEQEKEHSKFEVVKHELQLGSDIQRSFLPQQIYQPQGFNIEVVYEPAHEVSGDFYDICKLNDDTVAIIVADVSGKDVSSALFMVLTKTLLQILTENSLKSGQSPLDSIYATNDYISKYNQRRNGRFMFVTLFYGILNTKTCVLDYVNAGHNPGLLFSNKGVLREELKSSAPAIGLADTAKFPVGSCVIEKDELLFLYTDGVTDTRNNNNKFYSFKRLLDKLLGKKYETAKDVIKTVDEDLSHFRKSADRFDDITMISLYRTF
- the rpmE gene encoding 50S ribosomal protein L31; this translates as MREGIHPKYQAATFTCSCGNVIKTSAVIGDKHIEICNNCHPFYTGKSKLVDTAGRVERFNARYSALKTPKK
- the prfA gene encoding peptide chain release factor 1 → MNDKIQTIIERYYELGKRMEQPDFAGDLKKMQEVSREYSDIGKKLPSFKKYLDTLKVINDSEDILKTESDTEILELAKEELAAAKEYLPEIEKEVQILLIPKDESDGKNAILEIRAGTGGDEAGLFTGDLYRMYQYYAESRKWKTEIMSLSEGEKDSVKEVILLVSGEDVYGSLKYESGVHRVQRVPETETQGRIHTSAASVVVLPESDDVDVVIEEKDLRIDYFRASGAGGQHINKTDSAVRLTHFPSGLVVSCQDERSQIKNKAKAMKILQSRLLDLEIQKKQASETSARRSMVGTGDRSAKIRTYNFPQGRVTDHRINLTLYKLNQVMTGDIQELITALAQADLQEKIAARE
- the prmC gene encoding peptide chain release factor N(5)-glutamine methyltransferase is translated as MNIREIYVKTASELTEISGDFAKKESEEIICFVCECLRSDIYLNQKTEISQNRILQIQEIVSRRKTGKPLAYCMNSKYFYDREFFVDTNVLIPRHDTEILVETVLKNEDCGKKFVLELGTGSGIISQILQSKRSDWRIISIDISFEAAKIAKKNCDEKIFIVNCDKFSAITEQNVFDIIVSNPPYIQSAEIENLDDSVKNYEPRIAIDGGKNGCYFYEYLARTAKKLLNEYGKIYCEIGFNQADIVPQIFLGHNFTQVETTKDFGGNPRVVCVRN